In the genome of Deinococcus yavapaiensis KR-236, one region contains:
- the serS gene encoding serine--tRNA ligase: MLDLKFIREHPDVVRSAIEVKRVELDLDELLRVDAELVALRQRQEALLADRNANAKLVPKASPDEKAALIHKGKDLGEQIKANEPAIRAHEDHLKVLLLQVPQIPDDRAPIGTSDEENVELRRHGELPTFGFQPKDHVQLLEMHGWADFERVAKVSGSRSYLLKGDAARLELAVLMYALDFLADRGFTPLSTTALVRPETLVATGHFPGGEDQVYKLEGEELMLAGTAEVPINSLYAGEILSGDDLPLTFAGFSGAFRSEAGSAGRDVRGLMRVHEFKKVEQYVLCKEEDAWGWFDAMLENAEMMLRALGLPYRVLANCTGDMGRGKVYMNDVECWVPSEGKYRETHSCSYLGDWQARRTGLRYRDADGKVKFAHTLNNTGLAVPRVLVPLLEVHQQADGRIFVPEALRPYLRGREYLG; this comes from the coding sequence ATGCTGGACCTCAAGTTCATTCGCGAACATCCGGACGTCGTGCGAAGCGCCATCGAAGTCAAACGCGTCGAGCTCGACCTCGACGAGTTACTGCGCGTCGACGCCGAGCTCGTCGCGTTGCGCCAACGGCAAGAGGCGTTGCTGGCCGACCGCAACGCGAACGCCAAGCTCGTTCCGAAGGCCAGCCCCGACGAGAAGGCCGCGCTCATTCACAAGGGCAAGGACCTCGGCGAACAGATCAAGGCCAACGAACCGGCGATTCGCGCGCACGAAGATCACTTGAAAGTACTGCTGCTGCAAGTGCCCCAAATTCCCGACGACCGCGCCCCGATTGGGACGTCGGACGAGGAGAACGTCGAGCTGCGCCGCCACGGGGAACTGCCGACCTTCGGCTTCCAACCCAAGGACCACGTGCAACTGCTGGAAATGCACGGCTGGGCGGACTTCGAGCGTGTTGCGAAAGTGTCCGGGAGCCGTTCGTACCTTCTCAAAGGCGACGCCGCCCGCTTGGAACTGGCGGTCCTCATGTACGCCCTCGACTTTCTCGCCGACCGCGGCTTCACGCCCCTTTCCACCACGGCCCTCGTGCGGCCCGAGACGCTCGTCGCCACCGGCCACTTCCCGGGCGGCGAGGACCAGGTGTACAAGCTCGAAGGCGAAGAGCTGATGCTCGCCGGAACGGCCGAAGTGCCCATCAACTCGTTGTACGCGGGCGAAATCTTGAGCGGCGACGACCTGCCGCTCACCTTCGCGGGATTCTCGGGCGCGTTTCGCAGCGAGGCGGGCAGCGCGGGCCGCGATGTGCGCGGCCTCATGCGCGTTCACGAATTCAAGAAGGTCGAGCAGTATGTCCTGTGCAAGGAAGAGGACGCCTGGGGTTGGTTCGACGCGATGTTGGAGAACGCGGAGATGATGCTGCGCGCCCTTGGCCTTCCCTACCGCGTGCTCGCCAACTGCACGGGAGACATGGGGCGCGGCAAGGTGTACATGAACGACGTCGAGTGCTGGGTGCCGAGCGAAGGCAAGTACCGTGAAACGCACTCGTGCTCGTACCTCGGCGATTGGCAGGCGAGGCGCACGGGCTTGCGTTACCGAGACGCGGACGGCAAGGTGAAGTTCGCGCACACCCTCAACAACACGGGCCTCGCCGTGCCTCGCGTGCTCGTGCCGCTCTTGGAAGTTCACCAGCAAGCGGACGGGCGCATCTTCGTTCCCGAAGCGCTGCGGCCGTACCTGCGCGGCCGCGAATACCTCGGCTGA
- a CDS encoding RsmF rRNA methyltransferase first C-terminal domain-containing protein encodes MADSKLPSAFLARVEGQLGDDFAAFCAALERGERAAGLRVNPLKSARLPFGALDAVPWEPSGFYVPPDVRPGAHPLHWAGAYYVQEPSAMAVARIVDPAPGERVLDLAAAPGGKTTHLAALMNGAGLVVANEVTPSRVGKLLENVERWGVPIVVTNESVEKLARAWPEGFDRVLLDAPCSGEGMFRKDDEAVRTWTPRRPAQLASLQRDLLRSAAELVRSGGVLVYSTCTFSREENEGVIEDFLKRHVGWKLEDAALHSDFDVVMGAAVRLWPHRVRGEGHFVAKLRAPGNEDAERHAGDLQAASRAVRRTWDAFASQHGTSDVPGTIIERSGHLYAVSEDAPDFTGVKVRAPGLYLGEVKGERFLPARALAQWHALAATSTLSFDADVHRTVLSSLDRGEAVSFDAPEGWHVATVQDLGLTWVQSKKGALRPTKARW; translated from the coding sequence GTGGCTGACAGCAAGTTGCCGAGCGCCTTCCTGGCACGCGTGGAAGGCCAGCTCGGCGACGACTTCGCGGCATTCTGCGCCGCCCTGGAACGAGGAGAACGCGCGGCGGGCCTCCGCGTCAATCCTCTCAAATCCGCGCGGTTGCCTTTCGGCGCCCTGGACGCCGTGCCGTGGGAACCCAGCGGCTTCTACGTCCCGCCCGACGTGCGCCCCGGCGCTCACCCGCTGCACTGGGCGGGCGCCTACTACGTTCAGGAACCGAGCGCGATGGCGGTCGCACGAATCGTGGATCCGGCGCCGGGAGAGCGGGTCCTCGACCTCGCGGCGGCGCCCGGCGGCAAGACGACGCACCTCGCCGCCCTCATGAACGGCGCAGGCCTCGTCGTCGCGAACGAGGTGACGCCTTCGAGGGTCGGCAAGCTTTTGGAAAACGTCGAACGGTGGGGCGTGCCGATCGTCGTGACCAACGAGAGCGTCGAGAAGCTCGCGCGCGCATGGCCCGAAGGCTTCGACCGCGTCCTGCTCGACGCTCCGTGCAGCGGCGAAGGCATGTTCCGCAAAGACGACGAGGCCGTCCGCACGTGGACACCCAGAAGGCCAGCGCAACTCGCTTCCTTGCAACGCGACCTCTTGAGAAGCGCCGCCGAGCTCGTGCGCTCTGGAGGCGTGCTCGTGTACTCGACGTGCACCTTCTCGCGAGAAGAAAACGAGGGCGTGATCGAGGACTTCTTGAAGCGCCACGTCGGCTGGAAACTCGAGGACGCCGCCCTGCACTCCGACTTCGACGTCGTGATGGGCGCGGCCGTGAGGTTGTGGCCGCACCGCGTTCGAGGCGAAGGCCACTTCGTCGCGAAGCTCAGAGCGCCTGGAAACGAGGACGCCGAACGTCACGCGGGCGATCTTCAAGCGGCGAGCCGAGCGGTTCGGCGAACGTGGGACGCCTTCGCGAGCCAGCACGGAACGAGCGACGTTCCCGGCACGATCATCGAGCGAAGCGGCCACTTGTACGCCGTGAGCGAGGACGCCCCCGACTTCACCGGCGTGAAAGTTCGCGCGCCCGGCTTGTACCTCGGCGAAGTCAAAGGCGAGCGCTTCCTTCCGGCGCGCGCCCTCGCCCAATGGCACGCCCTCGCAGCGACGAGCACCCTTTCCTTCGACGCCGACGTCCACCGCACCGTCCTGTCCTCGCTCGACCGAGGCGAAGCGGTGAGCTTCGACGCGCCCGAGGGCTGGCACGTGGCGACCGTGCAAGACCTAGGGCTCACGTGGGTGCAGTCGAAGAAGGGCGCGCTCCGACCTACGAAAGCGCGGTGGTAG
- a CDS encoding leucyl aminopeptidase family protein: protein MQLRSDSAPADLHLTLVTEDASLDPAAARVATTLKDGEVTLVRGESRDVALALPPLDVSAARALGVKIARLAKDVRATSVSTDEFNPEFAPAFAIGVTLGAYRFTKFKSDDAPVLSSVSVGGLTDELAERIVAVASGVNLARDLVNRPLNDLTPKDFTREAHKLADEFGLELEVWGRAECEVRGMRLFLAVNEGSAHEPQFIQLTYKPQHATRVIALVGKSVMFDTGGYSIKTSAGMATMKCDMGGGAAVLGAMRALALLKPDVEVRAYLPACDNAISGAAMRPGDVFRAANGKTVEVTNTDAEGRLTLADALTIACDEGADLVVDLATLTGAKVVALGDDLAALFTSDAAVEFELREAAARADEGMWPMPLHSAYLKGYKKGPADLKNSDLKPSGGAIKAALFLREFVTKPWAHLDIAGCAFAEGEHDLGPSGGTGYGVMTLVELVAPTTALS from the coding sequence ATGCAACTTCGAAGTGATTCCGCTCCGGCGGACTTGCACCTGACGCTCGTCACGGAAGACGCCTCTCTCGACCCTGCCGCCGCGCGCGTCGCGACGACCCTCAAAGACGGGGAGGTGACGCTGGTGCGAGGTGAATCGCGCGACGTCGCCCTGGCGTTGCCGCCTCTCGACGTTTCGGCGGCCCGGGCGCTCGGCGTGAAGATCGCGCGCCTCGCCAAGGACGTGCGCGCGACCTCGGTGAGTACCGACGAATTCAACCCGGAGTTCGCGCCTGCCTTCGCCATCGGCGTGACGCTCGGCGCGTACCGCTTCACGAAGTTCAAGTCGGACGATGCCCCCGTCCTCTCGTCCGTGAGCGTCGGCGGCCTCACGGACGAGCTCGCCGAGCGAATCGTGGCCGTCGCGAGCGGCGTGAACCTCGCGCGCGACCTCGTCAACCGCCCCTTGAACGATCTCACCCCGAAGGACTTCACGCGCGAAGCCCACAAGCTCGCCGACGAGTTCGGCTTGGAGCTCGAAGTGTGGGGCAGGGCCGAGTGCGAGGTGCGCGGCATGCGCTTGTTCCTCGCCGTGAACGAGGGAAGCGCGCACGAGCCGCAGTTCATCCAGTTGACGTACAAACCGCAACATGCCACGCGCGTGATCGCGCTCGTCGGCAAGAGCGTCATGTTCGACACGGGCGGTTACAGCATCAAGACGTCTGCCGGAATGGCGACCATGAAGTGCGACATGGGCGGCGGCGCGGCCGTGCTCGGCGCGATGCGCGCTCTCGCCCTGCTGAAGCCCGACGTGGAGGTGCGCGCTTATCTGCCCGCCTGCGACAACGCCATCTCCGGAGCGGCCATGCGGCCCGGTGACGTCTTCCGCGCGGCGAACGGCAAAACGGTCGAGGTGACGAACACGGACGCCGAGGGTCGGCTCACGCTCGCCGACGCCCTCACGATCGCGTGCGACGAAGGCGCGGACCTCGTGGTGGATCTCGCCACGCTCACGGGCGCGAAAGTCGTCGCGCTCGGCGACGACCTCGCGGCTCTCTTCACGTCCGACGCCGCCGTGGAGTTCGAGTTGCGGGAAGCCGCCGCCCGCGCCGACGAAGGCATGTGGCCGATGCCGCTACACTCGGCGTACCTCAAGGGTTACAAGAAAGGGCCCGCCGACCTCAAGAATTCCGATCTCAAGCCCAGCGGCGGCGCCATCAAGGCGGCGCTCTTCTTGCGAGAGTTCGTCACGAAGCCTTGGGCGCACCTCGACATCGCGGGCTGCGCGTTCGCCGAGGGCGAGCACGACCTCGGTCCGAGCGGCGGAACGGGGTACGGCGTGATGACCTTGGTCGAACTCGTGGCGCCTACCACCGCGCTTTCGTAG
- a CDS encoding HAD family hydrolase — protein MRLIAFDLDGTLLDHDKTVPRRSADVISKLKEHGCKIAVITGRARVPEDVLEGIQPDAIATSNGGVVQVGETEIARHALTPEQVRSVNAALPPEARLWAYSDDTIFVRDTDGIQPAWLQGRAMKHIDEVGTTPISQMSFTLEKARRFEDAILAVGGVNLTGGLAPYESFITVTPDGADKGTALAEIAAHFGVDMAHTVVFGDSDNDLAMFKVASVAVQVGSHECLADHATHRVSCSALGLPGWLESYVDDLSRELADAAAD, from the coding sequence ATGCGCTTGATCGCCTTCGACCTCGACGGAACTCTCCTCGACCACGACAAGACGGTGCCGCGCCGAAGCGCCGACGTCATCTCCAAACTCAAGGAGCACGGCTGCAAGATCGCCGTGATCACGGGACGAGCTCGGGTGCCCGAGGACGTCTTGGAGGGCATTCAGCCTGACGCGATCGCCACGAGCAACGGCGGCGTCGTGCAAGTGGGGGAGACGGAGATCGCTCGCCACGCCCTCACGCCCGAGCAGGTGCGAAGCGTGAACGCGGCCTTGCCTCCCGAGGCGCGTCTTTGGGCTTACTCGGACGACACGATCTTCGTGCGGGACACCGACGGCATCCAACCCGCGTGGCTGCAAGGCCGCGCGATGAAGCACATCGACGAGGTCGGGACCACGCCGATTTCGCAGATGAGCTTCACGCTGGAGAAGGCGAGGCGCTTCGAGGACGCGATTCTCGCCGTCGGCGGCGTCAATCTCACGGGCGGTCTCGCGCCTTACGAGAGCTTCATCACCGTCACGCCCGACGGGGCGGACAAGGGCACCGCGCTCGCCGAAATCGCCGCGCACTTCGGCGTCGACATGGCGCACACCGTCGTCTTCGGAGACTCCGACAACGACTTGGCGATGTTCAAGGTCGCCTCGGTCGCCGTGCAAGTCGGCAGCCACGAATGCCTCGCAGATCACGCGACGCACCGCGTGAGTTGCTCGGCGCTCGGGCTGCCGGGATGGCTGGAAAGCTACGTGGACGACCTCTCGCGGGAATTGGCGGACGCGGCGGCGGATTGA
- a CDS encoding enoyl-CoA hydratase/isomerase family protein, producing the protein MNLSAFETLHLTLHGDGVLEIVLRNDKTLNSADHKTHRELAYVWRDIDASDTVKAVVIRGEGRGFSSGGDFELIESMASDFHTLTRVWKEARDLVYNVVNCSKPIVSAIHGPCVGAGLAVALLADVSIAAKSARILDGHTRLGVAAGDHAAIIWPLLCGLNKAKYYLLLNEPLGGEEAERIGLVSLCVDDADLVERAFDVARKLARSSPTAVRWTKYALNNWLRMMGPTFDASLALEFLGFTGPDVKEGLASLREKRPPNFEDNAPL; encoded by the coding sequence ATGAACCTTTCCGCGTTCGAGACGCTGCACCTCACCTTGCACGGCGACGGCGTCCTAGAAATCGTGTTGCGCAACGACAAGACCCTCAACTCCGCCGATCACAAGACGCACCGCGAACTCGCGTACGTGTGGCGCGACATCGACGCGTCCGACACGGTGAAAGCCGTGGTGATTCGCGGCGAAGGACGCGGCTTTTCCAGCGGCGGCGACTTCGAGCTCATCGAAAGCATGGCGAGCGACTTCCACACCCTCACGAGGGTGTGGAAGGAAGCGCGCGACCTCGTGTACAACGTCGTCAACTGCTCGAAGCCGATCGTGAGCGCCATTCACGGTCCGTGCGTGGGAGCGGGACTCGCCGTCGCCCTGCTCGCCGACGTCTCGATCGCCGCCAAGTCGGCGCGCATTCTCGACGGGCACACCCGCCTCGGCGTCGCCGCCGGAGATCACGCCGCCATCATATGGCCGTTGCTGTGCGGCTTGAACAAGGCGAAGTACTACCTGCTGCTCAACGAACCTCTCGGCGGCGAGGAAGCCGAACGGATCGGGCTCGTGAGCCTGTGCGTCGACGACGCCGACCTCGTCGAGCGCGCCTTCGACGTCGCCCGCAAGCTCGCGCGAAGCTCGCCGACCGCCGTTCGCTGGACGAAGTACGCCCTCAACAACTGGCTTCGGATGATGGGCCCGACGTTCGACGCGAGCCTCGCCCTCGAATTCCTCGGCTTCACCGGTCCCGACGTCAAGGAAGGCTTGGCGAGCCTGCGCGAGAAGCGACCGCCGAACTTCGAGGACAACGCGCCTCTTTGA
- a CDS encoding FAD-dependent oxidoreductase: MRYSSSFPARLRLAVLAVTLAVSGADAASAKYDLVVYGGTPQGVTTAAAAAREGLNVLLVEPGPGLGGVLTRSWLATLDVTTDGTGSVLQGGLFRKFYRELGHDNSFDLSVAQRTLDAMLPGTVNVTFNTRLANLDKEDGTVSTATFAGPVAFWTASAPYFVDATDTAEFAAQAGANFTVGRGDTHIDDAQMASTLVFKVSNVDFDALKAELAREHKELGNGAGVFGRSIVGLWPTAKGYRASDPTRFRLRGFNAARQDDGSLLVNALLIFGVDGTSAASRQRAWREGQDEARRVVTYLKKSLPNVFAQSRMAGVAPELYVRESRHLVGVTRLHADDVLYGRTFPDGVALGGYPLDGQAYLPFETPYLLGEPAPYEVPFSTLVPNNLRNVLVVSQAASFDAAAAFSARVAPLQMNLGEAAGLAVKAARTRRLDFPSLLADPGAVNDVRSAARRSGLIDVQRVSRPRCDDERHSNYDAAVELLRRSLFTTPYYYQGCLHLSEPQDPRDFLADLEHAAGVKSQKARDAVDALKGRFGKGTPLSSVAALDALRALAPSGPRVQFAANQPRLDRGRAALLRWQALQPDRPA; this comes from the coding sequence ATGAGGTACTCGTCTTCGTTTCCCGCCCGCCTTCGACTCGCCGTTCTCGCCGTCACGCTCGCCGTGTCGGGGGCGGACGCCGCGTCCGCGAAGTACGACCTCGTCGTGTACGGCGGCACTCCTCAAGGCGTCACGACCGCCGCCGCCGCCGCTCGTGAAGGGTTGAACGTGCTGCTCGTCGAGCCCGGACCGGGCCTCGGAGGCGTGCTGACACGCAGCTGGCTCGCGACGCTCGACGTCACGACCGACGGGACGGGCAGCGTCTTGCAAGGCGGGCTCTTTCGCAAGTTCTACCGCGAGCTCGGCCACGACAACTCCTTCGACCTTTCCGTCGCGCAGCGCACGCTCGACGCGATGCTGCCCGGCACCGTGAACGTGACGTTCAACACCCGCCTCGCGAACCTCGACAAGGAGGACGGAACGGTGAGCACCGCGACTTTCGCGGGACCGGTCGCCTTTTGGACGGCCTCCGCGCCGTACTTCGTGGACGCGACCGACACCGCCGAGTTCGCCGCGCAAGCTGGCGCGAACTTCACTGTCGGACGCGGCGACACCCACATCGACGACGCGCAAATGGCGAGCACCCTCGTCTTCAAAGTGTCGAACGTGGACTTCGACGCCCTGAAGGCGGAACTCGCGCGCGAGCACAAGGAACTCGGCAACGGCGCGGGCGTCTTCGGGCGCTCGATCGTGGGCCTGTGGCCCACCGCGAAGGGATACCGCGCCAGCGATCCCACGCGCTTTCGCTTGCGCGGCTTCAACGCGGCGCGGCAAGACGACGGCAGCCTTCTCGTGAACGCCCTGCTGATCTTCGGCGTGGACGGAACGAGCGCCGCGTCGAGACAGCGAGCGTGGCGTGAAGGGCAGGACGAGGCGAGGCGCGTCGTGACGTACCTCAAGAAGTCCTTGCCGAACGTGTTCGCGCAGTCGCGGATGGCGGGTGTCGCTCCCGAGCTGTATGTCCGCGAAAGCCGTCACCTCGTCGGCGTGACGCGGCTGCACGCCGACGACGTCTTGTACGGGCGCACCTTTCCCGACGGCGTCGCCCTGGGCGGCTACCCTCTCGACGGTCAAGCGTACCTTCCCTTCGAGACGCCCTACCTTCTCGGTGAGCCCGCTCCGTACGAGGTGCCGTTCTCGACCCTCGTGCCGAACAACTTGCGAAACGTCCTCGTGGTGTCGCAAGCGGCGAGCTTCGATGCCGCCGCCGCGTTCTCCGCGCGCGTGGCCCCCTTGCAGATGAACCTCGGGGAGGCGGCGGGTTTGGCAGTCAAGGCCGCCCGGACCCGCCGCCTCGACTTTCCGTCGCTGCTCGCCGATCCCGGCGCGGTGAACGACGTGCGAAGCGCAGCGCGGCGCTCGGGCCTCATCGACGTGCAACGCGTCTCCCGTCCTCGCTGCGACGACGAGCGGCACTCGAACTACGACGCGGCCGTCGAACTCCTGCGCCGCTCCTTGTTCACGACTCCCTACTACTACCAGGGCTGCCTGCACTTGTCCGAGCCGCAAGATCCGCGCGACTTTCTCGCCGATCTCGAGCACGCGGCGGGCGTGAAGTCGCAAAAGGCGCGCGACGCCGTCGACGCCCTCAAGGGACGCTTCGGCAAGGGGACGCCCCTAAGCTCCGTCGCCGCCCTCGACGCGCTGCGCGCCCTCGCCCCGAGCGGTCCGAGAGTGCAGTTCGCCGCGAATCAACCGCGTCTGGATCGAGGTCGCGCCGCCCTGTTGCGCTGGCAGGCCCTGCAACCCGACCGTCCCGCTTGA
- a CDS encoding alpha/beta hydrolase family protein translates to MRKVLLTAALLLAPATAQSSTTADNSTSVGRGAQGAIQLAARLGGVENLNFATAANGTLQVSGILNGARFAARIPRDWNGTSVLYSHGYVRPDQTEPDPNATLTSLGPVVDTIVSQGFAVATSVYDKTGYAVQSGIQRTIALKRFLDRVGARKAYTIGHSMGGNIVVGLVELYPNEFVGALPLCGVVGGWSRETEYLTDFRVVYDSFTKGTKYALPGAGAIFTPNSAFTEQAVVASVRALFTDAAGGDATARNLVGAIAASTAFAADPVSFATALGGAAYGLADLFQTTGGNGYGNNGKTYGAALPEAVRTGLNAGVERFDANAAAKTRLEDWYTPKGAFKTKVLSVHNSVDPLVPVAHELAYRQTVTAAGNLANLAQQIVPTVNALQPRHCEFTPEQHLNAWSQLRAWVESGAKPQDSDFFGAR, encoded by the coding sequence ATGCGTAAAGTCCTGCTGACCGCCGCCCTGCTTCTCGCTCCCGCCACCGCCCAGTCGTCCACGACCGCCGACAACTCCACCTCGGTCGGGCGAGGCGCTCAAGGAGCGATCCAACTCGCCGCGCGCCTCGGCGGCGTCGAGAACTTGAACTTCGCGACGGCCGCCAACGGCACCTTGCAAGTTTCGGGCATCTTGAACGGCGCTCGCTTCGCCGCGCGTATTCCGCGCGACTGGAACGGCACGTCGGTCCTGTACAGCCACGGCTACGTCCGCCCCGATCAAACGGAGCCCGATCCCAACGCGACGCTGACCTCGCTCGGGCCGGTCGTCGACACGATCGTCTCGCAAGGCTTCGCCGTCGCCACGTCCGTGTACGACAAGACCGGCTACGCCGTGCAAAGCGGCATCCAGCGCACGATCGCGCTCAAGCGCTTCCTCGACCGCGTCGGCGCGCGCAAAGCGTACACCATCGGGCACTCCATGGGCGGCAACATCGTCGTGGGTCTCGTGGAGCTCTACCCCAACGAGTTCGTCGGCGCGCTGCCGCTGTGCGGAGTCGTCGGCGGATGGTCGCGAGAAACCGAGTACCTCACGGACTTCCGCGTCGTCTACGACTCTTTCACGAAGGGCACGAAGTACGCCCTGCCGGGCGCGGGCGCCATCTTCACCCCGAACTCGGCCTTCACCGAGCAGGCCGTCGTGGCTTCGGTTCGCGCCCTCTTCACGGACGCCGCCGGAGGCGACGCCACGGCGCGCAATCTCGTCGGGGCGATCGCCGCTTCGACCGCGTTCGCCGCCGATCCCGTGTCCTTCGCGACGGCGCTCGGAGGCGCCGCCTACGGCCTCGCCGACCTCTTTCAAACGACGGGCGGCAACGGCTACGGCAACAACGGCAAGACGTACGGCGCGGCGTTGCCCGAAGCGGTCCGTACGGGGCTCAACGCGGGCGTCGAGCGCTTCGACGCGAACGCCGCCGCCAAGACCCGCCTCGAAGACTGGTACACCCCCAAAGGCGCCTTCAAGACGAAGGTGCTCTCCGTTCACAACTCCGTCGACCCGCTCGTGCCCGTCGCGCACGAACTCGCCTACCGTCAGACGGTCACGGCGGCCGGCAACCTCGCCAACCTCGCGCAGCAAATCGTCCCGACCGTCAACGCGCTGCAACCTCGTCACTGCGAGTTCACGCCCGAGCAGCACCTGAACGCTTGGTCGCAACTGCGCGCCTGGGTGGAGAGCGGCGCGAAACCGCAGGACAGCGACTTCTTCGGCGCGCGATAA
- a CDS encoding M20/M25/M40 family metallo-hydrolase produces the protein MTTEQFDFTSFVEGGRRDLATLVRLESVSAQGRMLPETADAVTRLLEAEGFTVRRYDGKVAPVLLAEAGEGPRTLLIYNHYDVQPETPSELWDSPPFELTERDGRLYGRGASDDKGELISRLAGLRALKARHGGTLPLKVKWLIEGEEEVGSPSLADFVRDHASELTADGCWWEFGSIDPAGRPVLYAGLKGITCLELRCRVAESDLHSQFGAVVDNPLYRLSKALASLRDDSGRVTIPGFYDDVRSASQADLDAVATIPDESASLEETYGIQGFLGGASGAEFYRRLALEPVLNINGVHGGYEGQGSKTVLPAYGFAKLDFRLVPNQDPEKIVALLRAHLDARGLDDIEIVELESHEHPSRSDLSHPFVRLAVDVAREVHGQEPVLHPSSGGSGPMHPFVEHVGVPVVAAGIGNLGGRVHAPNENVRVADFGAGVRFACEFMDRLSRM, from the coding sequence GTGACGACCGAACAATTCGATTTCACCTCGTTCGTGGAGGGCGGCCGGCGTGACCTCGCCACCCTCGTCCGCTTGGAGTCCGTGAGCGCCCAAGGCCGCATGCTGCCCGAAACGGCCGACGCCGTGACGCGTCTGCTGGAAGCCGAGGGCTTCACCGTGCGCCGCTACGACGGAAAAGTCGCGCCGGTTCTGCTCGCCGAGGCGGGCGAGGGACCGCGTACCCTGCTGATCTACAACCACTACGACGTGCAGCCCGAAACGCCGAGCGAGCTTTGGGACTCGCCGCCCTTCGAACTGACCGAGCGCGACGGTCGTCTCTACGGACGCGGCGCTTCCGACGACAAGGGCGAGTTGATTTCGCGCCTCGCCGGGTTGCGCGCCCTCAAAGCGCGTCATGGCGGCACGTTGCCCCTGAAGGTGAAGTGGCTCATCGAAGGCGAGGAGGAAGTCGGCAGTCCCTCGTTGGCCGACTTCGTGCGCGACCATGCCTCGGAACTGACCGCCGACGGCTGCTGGTGGGAATTCGGCTCGATCGACCCTGCTGGAAGGCCCGTCTTGTACGCGGGCCTCAAAGGCATCACCTGCCTTGAGCTGCGCTGCCGCGTGGCCGAGTCCGACCTTCACTCTCAGTTCGGCGCCGTCGTGGACAATCCCCTCTACCGCCTCTCCAAGGCCCTCGCCAGCTTGCGCGACGACTCGGGCCGCGTCACCATTCCCGGCTTTTACGACGACGTACGTTCTGCGTCGCAAGCCGACCTCGACGCGGTCGCCACCATTCCCGACGAGAGCGCCAGCCTCGAGGAGACGTACGGCATCCAAGGCTTCCTGGGCGGCGCGAGTGGCGCGGAATTCTACCGTCGCCTCGCGCTGGAGCCCGTCCTCAACATCAACGGCGTTCACGGAGGCTACGAGGGACAAGGCTCGAAGACCGTGCTGCCCGCCTACGGCTTCGCGAAGCTCGACTTCCGCCTCGTGCCGAACCAGGATCCCGAGAAGATCGTGGCGTTGTTGCGAGCCCACCTCGACGCGCGAGGGCTGGACGACATCGAGATCGTCGAACTCGAATCGCACGAGCACCCCTCGCGCTCGGACCTCTCGCACCCCTTCGTGCGTCTCGCCGTCGACGTGGCGCGCGAAGTTCACGGCCAAGAGCCCGTCTTGCATCCGTCGTCGGGCGGAAGCGGCCCCATGCATCCGTTCGTGGAGCACGTGGGCGTGCCCGTCGTCGCGGCCGGAATCGGCAACCTCGGCGGTCGCGTGCACGCCCCCAACGAGAACGTTCGCGTCGCCGACTTCGGCGCGGGAGTTCGCTTCGCGTGCGAGTTCATGGACCGCCTGTCTCGAATGTGA